Within the Candidatus Zixiibacteriota bacterium genome, the region AGCAGCGGCACTCCGTCAGTCCCCCATACTTGCATGGCCCACGAAGACGCACACCGTGCACGGTTTGGTCCGCTTGGATATATAAACCACTTTCAACTTGAAAACGACATCGATCGTACAGATATTAGTGACAACTATGAAAGCACTGTTTCATGTTTGGTGATGACTTAATCCAACGTGCCATTCTGGCCACCCCGGCTATTCTGTTTGCACTGACTGTGCATGAGTACTTCCACGCCTGGACGGCGCTTCGATATGGCGACAGCACGGCCAGCGACATGGGACGCCTGACATTAAACCCGCTGTCCCATCTCGATCTTATGGGGACGGCGGTCTTCTTTATTTCTCAGTTCACTTTTGGCTGGGCCAAACCAGTCCCGGTGAATCTGTTGAACGTGCGTGGCAATGTGCGTGTGGCGGACTTTTGGATTTCGGCTGCCGGGCCGATCTCTAACATGGGGCTGGCACTTATTTTCGGAATCCTGTACCGGCTCGCCGACGGATTTGGATTCGCCGAGACGGGAGGAGCCATGAAGTTGCTTTTTGAATGCGTGAGGATCAATGTAGCGTTGGCCTTCTTCAATCTCATTCCAATGTATCCGTTGGACGGCTCACATATACTCAGAAATGTCCTACCGGTAGAGTACGAAGAGTCCATCATGAAATTCGAACGAATTGCACCCATACTCTTGCTGTTGATGGTTGTCACCGGAATGTTTGGGTATATACTCGTTCCTATAATCTGGCCCATTATTTACCTCTTCACGGGTTATTGACGTGGCCGGCTGTAGAACCTTCAAACAGACCTTCGCTATAGCTGCCGGTGCCGTGTTTCTCCTGTCGAACTGCGGACCGAAGTTTACAACCGAGCCGAGCGTGGATGCATACCAAGCCAAGGGACCCGGCAAAAAGGTGCGAGTGGAAGCCTATCTGTTCGATGCAAAAATCCGTTTGGACGGCAAGCCGACGTCGCTGCGACTTGAGTTGTTTCAGACTGACTCGGTGGTTGCGCTGGGCGCGCGGGGATACCTGGGCAAAGGGGCGCTCAAAGGGCGGCTGACATCGGATAGCATCGAAGCCTTCTTCCCCACCAGAAACGAATACTTGCACGAAGCCGTGCGAGACATGCTGTTCAGTTCAAGTTGCACCCATGCGATCGACCCACTGGATTTCCCCGGCCTGTTGCGTACTCTGCCGGATAGGATGGATCTTGGCGCCGGACTGATCGTTCAACGAGAGGACTCAAAAAGCAAACTTCGTCGATATACGCTCACCTGGCCTGAGTGCACCTGGCGCCTTGAGATGACATACGACAAACGTAAAGCGGGCTGGCGACTATCTGAGCTTTTGTTCGACAATGGGACCGATGTTTCTTTCACGGCCAGGCGGCGCGCCCACAAAGCCTCGACCCGAGTAAACAAAAACAAGTTTGAGCTCTCGGTCGACCCCCAGGCGATTCGCATAACTCCCTAACCGCAAGCCGCTTATACGAGTTGACTTAGGGCTGCGTTTGTGGCATATTTAGGTTTATGCACGTTTTTGGTGAAATGACATGACTCTGTACCGACGAACATTCTCGATCCTGCGACCGTACATCGGTCAACTGATCACGGCATCGCTATCGGCGGCCATTCATGCCTTGCTCTCCGGACTCATGGTCTGGATGGCCGGGCCTTTGCTGATGACCTTGTTCCAGGTGCAGACAGTTCCGGGATTAGACCAAACCGATAGTGTCGCACACTCAACGGCACAACCGGGAGAGCAACCGACCGACGACACAGGGCTGCTCAGCGGCGTCTCAAGCTCCATCGAAAAAGTGCGCACATGGATGAAGGGTTGGGTGAACAGTCTGGTAGAGGCCGAAACACGACGGGACACCCTGTTCAATTTCTGCTGGCTGATACTCTTGATCGCTCTGGGAAAGAACCTGTTTAATTACCTGCAGGGCTTCTTCATGGCCTTCGTGCAGCAATCGGTCGTGCGAAGTTTGCGCGACCGCCTCTTCGAGAAGTATCAGCGCTTGTCACTGGCCTACTTCCACCGTCGACGCACCGGACAAATCATGTCGCGCGTTACCAACGACGTCATAGTACTCAACGAATCGGTCGACATCGGATTCAACCACCTGGTCGCCGACACGGTCATGGCCCTGAGCTTCTTCTCGTTTTTGATAATCCTGAGTTGGAAACTGACTCTTCTGGCCATGATAGTACTGCCCGTCGTGTTCGGGTTCATCTGGTTCGTGGGGAAAACTCTCAGACGCTACTCGGAACGTACCCAACAGCGGATGGCCGATGTCAACTCGGTGCTGGAAGAAGCGATCAACAACACCCGGATCGTCAAAGCCTTCTCTATGGAGAAATTCGAAACCAACAAATTCGTCCAGACGACCGCCGACTACTTCAGGTCTTTGTTGCGCATGACCCGAATCCGCCACCTCGCCTCGCCGATCAACGACACATTGATTAGCGTGGCCGGTGTGGTCATTCTCATGTACGCCGGGGCTCGCATTATCGCCGGGACCGGTGAACTCGACGCCGGTGACTTCATGACTTTCATAATCGCCATGTTCGCCATGATCAAACCGGTGAAATCGCTCAGCCAGGTGCATATAAAGCTGCAAGAGGGTATGGCCGCCGCCGAACGAATCTTCAGAGTATTGGAGGCCGACGAAACCATATCCGACCCGGCCCAACCTAAGCATGTCGAGACTTTCCGAGACGTCATAAGGTACCAAAGGATCGACTTCAGTTACAACCCCGGCGAACCGGTGCTGTCCGACGTATCTTTCGACATCCGGTATGGCCAGGTGGTTGCCATTGTTGGACCCTCGGGTGCCGGAAAATCGACCCTCCTTGATTTGTTGCCGCGCTTCTATGATCCGCAAGGTGGTTCGATCACCATCGACGGGATCGCTATCTCCGAACTGTCACTGGCCTCTCTTCGCGGGCTGATGGGCATCGTAACGCAGGAGACTTTTCTGTTCAACGATACCATCTTCAACAATGTCGCCTATGGCCTTACCGATGTTTCACGCGACCGAGTGGTGGAAGCAGCCCGCATGGCGAACGCCGACCGATTCATCCGGGAGTTCGAGAACGGCTACGATACACTGGTGGGCAATCGCGGCGTGATGCTATCGGGGGGCCAACGACAACGTTTGGCCATCGCACGCGCCTTGCTCAAAAACCCCCAGATTCTGATTTTTGACGAAGCTACTTCGGCGCTGGATACCGAATCGGAACTGCTGGTGCAGGAAGCGATCAGTCGGCTTATGAAGAACCGCACCACCCTGGTGGTGGCCCATCGGTTGTCAACTATTGTCAACGCCGATCGTATCGTTGTTCTCAAGGACGGGCGGATCGTGGAGGAAGGTCGTCATGAAGAACTCCTGCAGTCAGAAGGATTGTACCATCGTCTCTACATGATGCAATTCAAAAACGGCGAATCCGACCCGGCATCAGGCTCTCAGAAAACGACGATTGAAAGGGAGGATGCGTAGATGCCCTCCCCTACCGTTAAGAAAACCGAACTTGGTTTCAAGAGATTCTTGCACCATCTGTTTCACTTGATCCTGCCAAGCGGAGACAGCACACGCATACCCGTGCCTGCCGAGGAGGTTGGCTCGATACTGATCCTGCGTCCGGACAAACTGGGAGACATGATTACGACCATCCCGGTCGCTCACGCCTTGAAGAAGATGTTCGGGCATATACGGATTGAAATCATCGCTTCTCCCCTGAACCGTCAACTGGTCGTGGACGATCCCTGTTTCGATGCGGTACATACTTATCGCAAGAACATCCTGAAGGACCTGCCGCTGATTTTCACGCTCAGAAAGAAACGGTATGATATCGTTTTCGATCCTATCTGCCACGACTCCGTAACCGGGCTGCTCTTGTCGCGCTTGATCAGCAACGGGGCGATCAGAGCGGCCGCCCGCAAGCTGGACCTGATGAGTTTCTATGACTACTGTGAACCGTTTCAGCCGGAGGGTGAAGAACACAACATCGACAATAATCTTCTTGTGTTCAATCTGTTCGGCGTTGCGCCCGAGACGGTAGACCCGTTCATGCCGGTTTACCTGCCCGAGGATTGTCAGACCAAGGCCGCCGCCTTTGTTCAAACACTCTCAGAAGATCGCACCTTTCGCGTCGGTATCAATATCTCAGCCGGCAGCCCGACCAGGAACCTGGCCCTGTCCAAGTTCAGTGCTCTTATCGATGGAATTATCGCAGAACATGCCGGTGTGCAGTGCGTAATCGTATGCACCTCGGGTGATCGTGAACGCGGTCGACAACTGGTAGAGAATCGCGAGGGAAAGGCGTACCTGGTTCCCCAGGGTTTGTCTCTTTTGGAAGCGGCTGCGATCATTGAGAAGTTTGATTTGTTTGTCAGTCCGGATACCTCGCTGATTCACATGGCCCGGCTTATGAGAGTCCCTGTTGTCGGTCTCTACAGCGGTCATCTGCGCAACTACCATTTTTGGAAACCGTATCGGCAGGAGCACGGGTCGGTGGTGTCGTCTCATCCGGGACATCTTCACGATATCGAAGTAAGCCGGATTCTGGAAGAGGTCGACAAATTGCTCAAATCGGTCTACCCCGACGGCACGGCCAGGATAACTCCATCGCGATGAGTTGGGAATGGATGCGAAGACGA harbors:
- a CDS encoding site-2 protease family protein, which gives rise to MFGDDLIQRAILATPAILFALTVHEYFHAWTALRYGDSTASDMGRLTLNPLSHLDLMGTAVFFISQFTFGWAKPVPVNLLNVRGNVRVADFWISAAGPISNMGLALIFGILYRLADGFGFAETGGAMKLLFECVRINVALAFFNLIPMYPLDGSHILRNVLPVEYEESIMKFERIAPILLLLMVVTGMFGYILVPIIWPIIYLFTGY
- a CDS encoding glycosyltransferase family 9 protein; this translates as MPSPTVKKTELGFKRFLHHLFHLILPSGDSTRIPVPAEEVGSILILRPDKLGDMITTIPVAHALKKMFGHIRIEIIASPLNRQLVVDDPCFDAVHTYRKNILKDLPLIFTLRKKRYDIVFDPICHDSVTGLLLSRLISNGAIRAAARKLDLMSFYDYCEPFQPEGEEHNIDNNLLVFNLFGVAPETVDPFMPVYLPEDCQTKAAAFVQTLSEDRTFRVGINISAGSPTRNLALSKFSALIDGIIAEHAGVQCVIVCTSGDRERGRQLVENREGKAYLVPQGLSLLEAAAIIEKFDLFVSPDTSLIHMARLMRVPVVGLYSGHLRNYHFWKPYRQEHGSVVSSHPGHLHDIEVSRILEEVDKLLKSVYPDGTARITPSR
- a CDS encoding ABC transporter ATP-binding protein/permease translates to MTLYRRTFSILRPYIGQLITASLSAAIHALLSGLMVWMAGPLLMTLFQVQTVPGLDQTDSVAHSTAQPGEQPTDDTGLLSGVSSSIEKVRTWMKGWVNSLVEAETRRDTLFNFCWLILLIALGKNLFNYLQGFFMAFVQQSVVRSLRDRLFEKYQRLSLAYFHRRRTGQIMSRVTNDVIVLNESVDIGFNHLVADTVMALSFFSFLIILSWKLTLLAMIVLPVVFGFIWFVGKTLRRYSERTQQRMADVNSVLEEAINNTRIVKAFSMEKFETNKFVQTTADYFRSLLRMTRIRHLASPINDTLISVAGVVILMYAGARIIAGTGELDAGDFMTFIIAMFAMIKPVKSLSQVHIKLQEGMAAAERIFRVLEADETISDPAQPKHVETFRDVIRYQRIDFSYNPGEPVLSDVSFDIRYGQVVAIVGPSGAGKSTLLDLLPRFYDPQGGSITIDGIAISELSLASLRGLMGIVTQETFLFNDTIFNNVAYGLTDVSRDRVVEAARMANADRFIREFENGYDTLVGNRGVMLSGGQRQRLAIARALLKNPQILIFDEATSALDTESELLVQEAISRLMKNRTTLVVAHRLSTIVNADRIVVLKDGRIVEEGRHEELLQSEGLYHRLYMMQFKNGESDPASGSQKTTIEREDA